From a single Bacillus gobiensis genomic region:
- a CDS encoding peptidase G2 autoproteolytic cleavage domain-containing protein, with product MNTTANGTASHAEGYQTTANGEASHTEGNTTTAGGSASHTEGYLTQSTAAADTAHAEGTSTTASGVASHAEGYLTTASGLTSHAQGGGTLAGGSYSHAEGRDTQATGDVSHAEGFMTIASGTVSHAEGAFTDASGSVGSHAEGVDTTSSAFASHAEGLSTTASGNASHAEGEGSTASGSRSHAEGHSTTASGEASHAEGNGTIADGNFAHTEGLNTTANGFDGVHVMGQGGGPDPMNPDDLDFSWYLVNGALGGVVAKILNDGSACFEGDVSANIVAPVACDFAEMFESSNGQLIGVGYFVAFDGETEKIRKANSRDDYIVGITSSNPAVLADIQDPECSKYMLDKWNRPIYEEVIIPPEKDNKGNILREERKINRKKINPNWSKNCSSRLDKQEWMAVGLVGKLLVRDDGTCQPGSYCKPNDEGIATKARKGYRVMKRTGSNQILVLVK from the coding sequence TTGAATACAACCGCCAACGGAACAGCTTCTCATGCTGAAGGATATCAAACGACCGCAAATGGGGAGGCTTCCCATACTGAAGGAAACACAACTACTGCAGGGGGGAGTGCTTCCCACACAGAAGGTTATCTTACCCAATCGACAGCGGCAGCTGACACCGCACATGCAGAGGGTACCTCTACCACAGCTAGTGGAGTCGCTTCCCACGCAGAAGGATATCTCACAACCGCCAGCGGACTCACCTCTCATGCCCAAGGGGGAGGGACTCTAGCTGGAGGATCATACTCTCATGCGGAAGGAAGAGACACACAAGCCACTGGAGATGTTTCTCATGCCGAGGGGTTTATGACGATAGCAAGTGGAACTGTCTCTCATGCCGAAGGCGCCTTTACAGATGCCAGTGGAAGCGTTGGTTCACATGCAGAAGGCGTTGATACAACTTCGAGTGCATTTGCTTCTCATGCAGAAGGATTAAGCACAACCGCTAGTGGGAACGCTTCCCATGCAGAAGGGGAGGGTTCAACTGCCAGCGGGTCGCGTTCCCACGCGGAAGGGCACAGCACAACCGCTAGTGGAGAAGCCTCCCATGCGGAAGGAAACGGTACGATTGCAGATGGAAACTTTGCTCATACAGAAGGACTTAACACAACAGCTAACGGTTTTGATGGGGTTCATGTGATGGGCCAAGGTGGAGGTCCAGATCCTATGAATCCTGATGATTTGGATTTTTCCTGGTATCTCGTTAACGGTGCACTTGGCGGGGTTGTTGCCAAAATTTTAAATGATGGTTCTGCTTGTTTTGAAGGTGATGTATCTGCAAATATTGTGGCTCCAGTGGCCTGTGACTTTGCTGAAATGTTTGAATCATCAAATGGCCAATTGATTGGAGTTGGTTACTTTGTTGCATTTGACGGGGAAACAGAGAAAATCCGAAAAGCTAACTCCAGGGATGACTATATAGTGGGCATAACCAGTTCTAATCCTGCTGTCTTGGCAGATATTCAAGATCCTGAATGCAGTAAATATATGCTTGATAAATGGAACAGGCCAATTTACGAAGAAGTCATCATTCCTCCTGAAAAAGATAATAAGGGAAACATTTTACGGGAAGAACGTAAAATTAATAGAAAAAAAATAAATCCAAACTGGTCGAAAAATTGCAGTTCACGTCTCGATAAGCAGGAATGGATGGCTGTTGGTCTTGTTGGAAAGCTACTGGTTCGGGATGACGGTACTTGTCAACCAGGTAGTTATTGCAAACCGAATGATGAGGGAATAGCGACGAAAGCCAGGAAAGGGTATCGTGTAATGAAACGTACAGGTTCTAATCAAATATTGGTATTGGTTAAATAG
- a CDS encoding DUF805 domain-containing protein has protein sequence MEWYSKVLKNYANFYGRARRKELWIYNLFNAIIFIVLFILQALITNPAVAIIIGLLTGIYALGVLVPSLAVTARRLHDIGMSGWLLLIYLVPFLGGLAIFVLACLDSQAGDNEHGPNPKYGDSSKSDTVSI, from the coding sequence ATGGAATGGTATTCAAAAGTGTTAAAGAATTACGCAAATTTCTATGGAAGAGCAAGACGTAAGGAATTATGGATTTATAATCTATTTAATGCCATAATATTCATAGTGCTTTTTATTTTACAAGCATTAATAACTAATCCGGCAGTAGCCATAATTATAGGTCTTTTAACAGGAATCTATGCTTTAGGCGTTCTGGTACCAAGTTTAGCTGTTACAGCACGTAGATTGCATGATATTGGAATGAGTGGATGGCTGCTGTTAATCTACCTTGTTCCTTTTCTCGGTGGTCTTGCCATATTTGTATTGGCTTGTTTAGATAGCCAAGCAGGCGATAATGAGCATGGACCAAATCCTAAATATGGAGACTCCTCTAAAAGTGATACTGTAAGCATCTGA
- a CDS encoding DUF4306 domain-containing protein, protein MPRIIRVLVFLVMIPIFSFSLFFTSWTGSYLMISEDWKDHVVFTPKTVTDPENIYEIDKFLYAYQIQPIMSLACLLSFFILSGILIYWLLKIFQRRKTISL, encoded by the coding sequence TTGCCACGAATTATTCGTGTTCTTGTTTTCCTTGTGATGATACCTATATTTTCGTTTTCCCTCTTTTTCACGTCTTGGACGGGATCTTATCTTATGATTTCAGAAGATTGGAAAGATCATGTTGTTTTCACTCCCAAAACGGTCACGGATCCAGAAAACATTTATGAAATTGATAAATTTTTATACGCCTATCAAATTCAGCCGATAATGAGCTTAGCCTGCCTTCTCTCGTTCTTTATTCTAAGCGGAATTCTTATTTATTGGCTACTAAAGATATTTCAACGTCGCAAAACCATATCATTATAG
- a CDS encoding MerR family transcriptional regulator, translating to MLRIGQVAKLSGLSPRTIDYYTQRGLLDFERSPSNYRLYPESVLHTLDRIKLLKSQRMSLGEITEALQDPSSNKKVEPILCEVQDDINSLQQKLTALEEALKDAPQKEKQLVHKELTNRLAIVMQLLTLL from the coding sequence TTGCTTCGCATAGGTCAAGTTGCAAAATTAAGCGGTCTATCGCCGCGGACAATAGATTATTATACACAACGTGGATTGCTCGATTTCGAGCGTTCACCATCGAATTACCGGCTTTATCCGGAAAGTGTTCTTCATACATTGGATCGAATTAAACTGCTGAAAAGCCAGCGAATGTCACTCGGAGAAATTACGGAGGCTCTTCAGGATCCAAGCAGCAATAAAAAAGTCGAACCGATTTTGTGTGAAGTTCAAGATGATATAAATAGCCTGCAGCAAAAGCTAACGGCTCTGGAGGAAGCACTTAAAGATGCTCCTCAAAAAGAAAAACAGCTCGTGCATAAAGAGCTGACAAATAGACTTGCAATTGTTATGCAATTGCTGACATTACTTTAA
- a CDS encoding hemolysin family protein, whose amino-acid sequence MDSILVINLALVAFLIVLTAFFVGSEFAVIKVRMSRIDQLISEGNKKAVIVKKLVNDLDYYLSACQLGITVTALGLGWLGEPTVEKILHPLFHQFGIPDAVSTVISIAIAFALVTFLHVVIGELAPKTLAIQYAEEMTMVFARPLYWFGKIMAPLIWTLNGSARVMLRIFGVQPATHEQAHSEEELKIIMSQSYQSGEINQTELSYMQNIFDFDERVAKDIMVPRMQVVTLTQAMSRDEVIAFVDEHQYTRYPVTADGDKDHIIGFVNVKEMLTSYAAGRERKLVDFVHEMPMIHEVTPLQDVLLKMKQDRVHIAVVIDEYGGTAGVITMEDILEEIVGEIRDEFDDDEVPDIQQQSDSIYHINGRVLLSDLEKQFGLTFEESEEVDTIGGWIQVQNNEIAESDFIDHGEHRWVVIEMDNHQIKQVALELRTAA is encoded by the coding sequence TTGGACAGTATATTAGTAATAAATTTGGCGCTAGTCGCCTTTCTTATCGTGCTGACGGCTTTTTTTGTTGGATCAGAGTTTGCAGTAATAAAAGTTCGGATGTCTCGAATTGACCAGCTCATTTCTGAAGGCAACAAAAAAGCGGTGATTGTCAAAAAATTGGTCAATGACTTGGATTATTATTTATCCGCGTGTCAGCTTGGGATTACAGTGACTGCGCTTGGGCTTGGATGGTTAGGGGAACCGACAGTTGAAAAGATTCTGCATCCTTTATTTCACCAATTTGGTATACCGGATGCGGTCTCCACGGTTATTTCTATCGCCATTGCTTTCGCCCTTGTTACATTTCTACATGTCGTCATAGGTGAGCTTGCGCCTAAGACACTGGCAATTCAATATGCAGAAGAAATGACTATGGTGTTCGCCCGTCCGCTTTATTGGTTCGGAAAGATTATGGCTCCTTTGATTTGGACATTGAACGGTTCTGCTCGTGTGATGCTTCGTATTTTCGGTGTTCAACCTGCCACTCATGAACAAGCACACTCTGAGGAAGAGCTAAAAATCATCATGTCGCAAAGCTATCAAAGCGGAGAAATCAATCAGACGGAGCTATCCTATATGCAAAACATTTTTGATTTTGATGAGCGCGTGGCGAAGGACATCATGGTGCCCCGCATGCAAGTGGTTACACTTACGCAGGCCATGAGCCGCGACGAGGTGATTGCATTTGTGGATGAACACCAGTATACTCGTTATCCTGTGACAGCGGATGGCGATAAGGATCATATCATTGGATTTGTAAACGTGAAGGAAATGCTCACGAGCTATGCTGCTGGCCGGGAACGTAAACTGGTTGATTTTGTCCATGAGATGCCGATGATCCATGAGGTAACTCCGCTGCAAGACGTATTGCTGAAAATGAAACAGGATAGAGTTCATATCGCTGTCGTTATTGATGAGTACGGAGGTACAGCAGGAGTCATCACAATGGAGGATATTTTGGAGGAAATCGTTGGCGAAATTCGTGATGAATTCGATGATGATGAAGTTCCGGATATTCAACAACAGAGTGACAGCATTTATCATATTAACGGTCGCGTTCTGCTTTCAGATCTTGAGAAGCAATTCGGTTTGACATTCGAAGAAAGTGAAGAAGTGGATACGATAGGCGGTTGGATACAAGTTCAAAACAATGAAATAGCGGAGAGCGATTTTATTGACCATGGAGAGCATCGTTGGGTCGTAATTGAGATGGATAATCATCAAATCAAACAAGTGGCTCTCGAGCTTCGGACCGCCGCTTAA
- a CDS encoding methionine ABC transporter ATP-binding protein: MIEVKDLVKVYETKKKKVTGVDHVNLSIKTGEIFGIVGYSGAGKSSLIRCMNLLERPTSGQIIIDEVDLTKLSPSKLRLARLKIGMIFQHFYLLNAKTVFENVSFALRAANYPKAKIKKRVNELLEMVGLAEKHDAYPAQLSGGQKQRVGIARALANDPSVLLCDEATSALDPSTTKSILNLLKRINQELGITIVIITHEMEVVKEICDRMAVMQDGKVVEEGPVYDLFSNPSQPLTRDFIDTVMQFELPSQILEHSKGKIVKIQFKGSIAEEAILSDVFQRFSVKGNFLHGKIEYIKEKPLGIFIMELVGDVADVENATRYISEKTQSLEVISGA, encoded by the coding sequence ATGATAGAAGTCAAAGACCTTGTAAAGGTGTATGAGACAAAAAAGAAGAAAGTTACAGGCGTTGATCATGTAAACCTATCAATCAAAACCGGAGAAATTTTCGGAATCGTCGGATACAGCGGAGCAGGAAAAAGCTCCTTGATCAGATGCATGAATTTGCTGGAAAGACCAACATCCGGTCAGATTATCATAGATGAGGTTGATTTAACGAAGCTTTCTCCAAGTAAATTACGTCTGGCTCGCTTGAAAATCGGTATGATTTTTCAGCACTTTTACTTACTGAATGCCAAGACAGTGTTTGAAAATGTGTCCTTTGCCTTGCGTGCGGCCAATTATCCGAAAGCCAAGATAAAGAAAAGGGTAAATGAATTATTAGAAATGGTCGGGCTGGCGGAAAAGCATGACGCATATCCCGCGCAACTCAGCGGCGGACAAAAGCAGCGGGTAGGCATTGCGAGAGCACTTGCCAATGATCCATCCGTGCTTCTATGTGATGAGGCCACATCAGCTCTTGATCCAAGCACAACAAAATCCATTTTGAACCTGTTAAAAAGGATCAATCAGGAGCTTGGCATTACAATTGTGATCATCACTCATGAAATGGAAGTCGTAAAAGAAATTTGTGATCGTATGGCAGTTATGCAGGATGGGAAAGTAGTAGAAGAAGGTCCGGTTTATGACTTATTCTCCAATCCATCACAACCGTTAACCCGGGATTTCATCGACACGGTGATGCAATTCGAGCTTCCTTCTCAGATTCTGGAACATAGTAAAGGGAAAATTGTGAAAATTCAATTCAAAGGCTCGATTGCGGAAGAAGCCATTCTCTCCGATGTATTTCAACGCTTCAGTGTAAAAGGGAATTTTCTGCATGGAAAAATTGAGTACATTAAAGAAAAACCGCTTGGCATCTTTATTATGGAGCTGGTAGGCGACGTGGCAGACGTAGAAAATGCCACCCGGTACATCTCAGAAAAAACACAGAGCTTGGAGGTGATTTCGGGTGCTTGA
- a CDS encoding methionine ABC transporter permease has product MVVIALIVAILLGLPLGIILFVTDKGLFLENRPIKSIIGFIINMTRSIPYIILLVLLLPFTDLLVGNTTGPTAASVSLSVAAIPFFARIVETTFREIDKGMIEASIAAGATPWMIIKDVLLSEARPGLIQGVTITLINLIAFSAMAGIIGGGGVGDLAIRYGYYRYDNTVMFTTVIILICLVQFVQFLGDFTSKKIDKR; this is encoded by the coding sequence ATGGTTGTGATCGCACTTATAGTCGCTATTTTGCTCGGTCTTCCGTTAGGTATCATTTTATTTGTAACAGATAAAGGATTGTTTTTAGAGAATCGTCCCATTAAATCAATCATTGGTTTTATCATCAATATGACCCGGTCGATTCCTTACATCATTTTGCTGGTGCTCTTGCTCCCTTTTACCGATCTGTTAGTTGGAAATACAACGGGGCCTACTGCTGCCTCTGTATCTCTGTCGGTTGCTGCGATTCCGTTTTTCGCTCGAATCGTTGAGACAACCTTTCGTGAAATCGACAAAGGCATGATTGAGGCTTCGATTGCAGCAGGAGCAACCCCGTGGATGATTATTAAGGATGTTCTCTTGTCAGAAGCACGTCCCGGCTTAATTCAAGGCGTTACCATTACATTAATTAACTTAATTGCCTTCTCCGCTATGGCGGGAATTATTGGAGGCGGCGGAGTCGGAGATTTAGCGATCCGCTATGGATATTACCGCTATGACAATACAGTTATGTTCACAACCGTCATCATCCTTATATGTTTAGTACAATTCGTACAATTTTTGGGTGATTTCACTTCTAAAAAAATTGACAAGCGTTAA
- a CDS encoding MetQ/NlpA family ABC transporter substrate-binding protein → MKKLLFIVTLLLSIGLLAACGQDNGNADSDKEINIGATAGPYSDMVTKAIKPILEKEGYKVKVTEFTDYVQPNKQLGNGSIDANLFQHKIFMESFAKENNLELSEVVIVPTAPMGLYSNTYKSLDEVKDGSSIAIPNDPPNLARTLLVLQDAGFIKLDPKTNPLTVSEKDVVENKKNLKFVPVEAAGLPRQVDSADLAAVPGNYALAAKMNLQDALKLESMPDDYRNRVVVNTKDVDSQFAKDLKAAVESEEFEKVIDEEFKGFGKPEWMEKR, encoded by the coding sequence ATGAAAAAGCTTTTATTCATTGTTACATTATTACTATCAATCGGGCTGCTTGCGGCTTGCGGACAAGATAACGGGAACGCTGATAGTGACAAGGAAATTAACATCGGCGCTACAGCCGGCCCATACAGTGATATGGTAACGAAAGCAATTAAACCAATTTTAGAAAAAGAAGGCTACAAAGTAAAAGTAACTGAGTTTACAGATTATGTTCAGCCAAACAAACAGCTCGGCAACGGATCCATCGATGCAAACCTTTTTCAACACAAAATTTTCATGGAAAGCTTTGCAAAAGAAAACAATTTAGAGCTATCTGAAGTTGTTATTGTTCCAACTGCCCCAATGGGTCTTTATTCAAACACATACAAGTCATTGGATGAAGTAAAGGATGGAAGCTCCATCGCCATCCCGAATGATCCGCCGAACCTGGCAAGAACACTTTTGGTCCTTCAGGATGCAGGATTTATTAAGCTTGATCCGAAAACAAATCCGCTAACTGTATCTGAAAAAGATGTAGTAGAAAATAAGAAAAACCTTAAATTTGTACCTGTTGAGGCTGCAGGCCTTCCACGCCAAGTTGACAGTGCTGATTTGGCTGCTGTTCCTGGGAACTATGCCTTAGCTGCTAAGATGAATCTGCAAGATGCATTAAAATTGGAAAGCATGCCGGATGATTACAGAAACCGTGTAGTTGTCAATACGAAGGATGTTGACAGCCAGTTTGCGAAAGATCTTAAAGCTGCTGTCGAATCAGAAGAATTTGAAAAAGTGATTGATGAAGAATTCAAAGGTTTTGGCAAACCAGAGTGGATGGAAAAGCGCTAA
- a CDS encoding iron-containing alcohol dehydrogenase family protein, with protein sequence MSDQLIVRGAPQTYECKEGILKELEDMLTERTVTKCLIIHGEKSLHAAKPFLPSFESVRVHYEKYRGECSLSEISRLREIIQKEEYEAVIGIGGGKILDLTKAVGTETKAPVILVPTLASSCAAWTPLSVYYTDEGQFIYYRYHTESANIVLVEPQIILESPVEYFIAGIGDTLAKWYEADVLIRGLNERPLAVDIAYYSAKTCEQVLFDLSSQAVEDQNKSVLSSAFIKVVETIIIAGGMVGGFGDNFGRIAGAHSIHNGLTQIEETHHLLHGEKVSYGILVQLVLEKKWEDVSKLITLYQELNLPYSLSDLRLNVEEREKIAIVAEAAATPAESIHLMDQKITAESVIEAIMSLEEYVAETIIRNY encoded by the coding sequence ATGTCCGATCAGTTGATTGTCAGGGGAGCTCCCCAAACCTATGAATGCAAAGAAGGAATTCTTAAAGAGCTTGAAGATATGTTAACGGAAAGAACGGTTACGAAATGCCTGATTATTCACGGGGAAAAATCTCTTCATGCCGCAAAACCCTTTCTCCCTTCTTTTGAATCGGTTCGCGTCCACTATGAGAAATACCGGGGAGAATGCTCCTTATCTGAAATCAGCCGCCTGCGGGAAATCATCCAAAAAGAAGAGTATGAAGCCGTTATCGGCATTGGCGGCGGAAAAATCTTAGACTTAACAAAAGCCGTCGGTACCGAAACAAAGGCTCCCGTTATTTTAGTCCCTACTCTTGCATCGTCCTGTGCCGCGTGGACTCCGTTAAGTGTGTACTATACAGACGAAGGACAGTTCATTTATTACCGGTATCATACGGAGAGTGCCAATATTGTCCTGGTTGAACCACAGATCATCCTTGAATCGCCAGTCGAATATTTTATAGCAGGAATCGGCGATACGCTGGCCAAATGGTATGAAGCAGACGTGCTCATCCGCGGCCTGAATGAACGTCCGCTTGCAGTTGACATTGCCTATTATTCTGCGAAAACGTGCGAGCAAGTACTGTTTGACCTCAGCAGCCAAGCGGTTGAAGATCAAAACAAGAGTGTACTCTCTTCCGCCTTTATTAAAGTGGTTGAAACGATCATCATTGCAGGCGGAATGGTAGGAGGATTCGGAGACAACTTTGGACGAATTGCAGGCGCACACTCCATTCATAACGGGTTAACACAAATAGAAGAAACTCACCATCTATTACATGGTGAAAAAGTCTCCTATGGAATTCTTGTTCAACTTGTCCTCGAAAAAAAGTGGGAAGACGTTTCGAAGTTGATCACCCTTTACCAGGAGTTAAACCTGCCTTACTCTCTTTCTGACTTACGATTGAATGTGGAGGAGCGAGAGAAGATCGCAATTGTGGCGGAAGCTGCTGCCACCCCCGCGGAATCGATTCATTTGATGGATCAGAAAATCACCGCTGAAAGCGTGATTGAAGCGATTATGTCATTGGAGGAATACGTGGCGGAGACGATTATTCGCAATTATTAA
- the mgrA gene encoding L-glyceraldehyde 3-phosphate reductase, producing the protein MSYQASGRRYETMIYNRCGNSGLMLPALSLGLWHNFGGKDSFENSRSMVRYAFDAGITHFDLANNYGPPPGSAEETFGEILKKDLLPYRDELVISSKAGYEMWPGPYGNNGSRKYLIASLDQSLKRMGLEYVDIFYHHRPDPETPLEESMQALDHIVRQGKALYVGISSYSPEETRAAAKILKELGTPCLIHQPIYSMLKRDVEKGLLDVLDEEKIGAIAFSPLAQGLLTDRYLNGIPDDSRISKGSGFLTLSAINDGILTMLINLNAIAEKRGQTLAQMALSWVLRRKEMTSVIIGASRISQIEENLKSLENLTFLEEEESEIEQILSRNGY; encoded by the coding sequence ATGAGTTATCAGGCTTCTGGTCGTCGTTATGAAACGATGATTTATAACAGATGTGGCAATAGCGGATTGATGCTGCCTGCTCTATCGTTGGGTTTGTGGCATAATTTTGGCGGGAAGGACTCCTTCGAAAACAGCAGAAGCATGGTCAGATATGCATTTGACGCAGGGATCACACATTTTGATTTAGCTAATAATTATGGACCGCCTCCTGGTTCTGCCGAAGAAACCTTTGGAGAAATATTAAAAAAAGATTTGCTGCCGTACCGGGACGAACTCGTTATTTCATCTAAAGCAGGCTATGAGATGTGGCCGGGGCCTTACGGAAATAATGGATCAAGAAAATATTTAATAGCCAGCCTTGATCAGAGCTTAAAACGAATGGGACTCGAATACGTCGATATATTTTATCATCACCGGCCAGATCCAGAAACTCCGTTAGAAGAGTCCATGCAGGCGCTGGATCATATTGTGCGGCAGGGTAAAGCATTATATGTGGGAATCTCTTCTTACAGCCCTGAGGAAACGAGAGCAGCTGCAAAGATCTTGAAAGAGCTTGGAACACCTTGCTTAATCCATCAGCCGATTTATTCAATGCTGAAAAGGGATGTAGAAAAAGGGCTGCTTGACGTTTTAGATGAAGAAAAAATAGGCGCGATCGCTTTTTCTCCGTTGGCACAAGGTCTTTTAACTGACAGATACTTAAATGGAATTCCCGATGATTCCAGGATTTCCAAAGGAAGCGGCTTTTTAACATTGTCCGCTATTAATGATGGAATATTGACAATGCTGATAAATTTAAATGCAATTGCAGAAAAAAGAGGTCAAACCCTTGCCCAAATGGCACTGTCCTGGGTGCTAAGAAGGAAAGAAATGACCTCGGTCATAATTGGAGCAAGCAGAATATCCCAAATCGAAGAGAATCTCAAAAGCTTGGAGAATCTGACTTTTCTAGAAGAGGAAGAAAGTGAGATTGAACAGATCCTTTCTAGGAATGGGTATTAA
- a CDS encoding SDR family NAD(P)-dependent oxidoreductase — MLAYNSSKAAVNQLTVHFAYELKDTPIKINSACPGFTATDLNQFQGTRTVEQAATIVVHLATLPEDGPNGGFFDENGVVPW; from the coding sequence ATTCTTGCGTACAATTCGTCTAAAGCAGCAGTTAATCAGCTTACTGTCCATTTTGCATATGAGTTAAAGGATACACCTATTAAAATAAACTCTGCTTGTCCAGGTTTTACGGCGACAGATTTAAATCAATTTCAAGGCACTCGCACGGTTGAACAGGCAGCCACAATTGTCGTTCACCTTGCAACTCTCCCGGAAGATGGACCTAATGGTGGTTTCTTCGATGAAAACGGAGTAGTTCCGTGGTAA
- a CDS encoding helix-turn-helix domain-containing protein produces the protein MDSKLINCCFRRIVRKNFCLIKFKVRVTLCKRCRPDLFSNLNPREQIIKKTTDFLINNYSCELSLEDIAKRVYASPFYLQRIFKEEMKMPPAQFLTTKRMEATKELIMHTSLSITAIAYEVGFKSSSHFSTLFRKSVGLSPSDYRLEQKQQSSSVVQY, from the coding sequence ATGGACAGTAAGCTGATTAACTGCTGCTTTAGACGAATTGTACGCAAGAATTTTTGCTTGATAAAATTCAAAGTCAGGGTCACTTTATGTAAAAGATGTCGCCCGGATCTGTTTTCAAACCTCAATCCAAGAGAACAAATAATTAAAAAAACTACTGACTTTTTAATAAATAACTATTCCTGCGAGCTGTCACTTGAAGACATAGCGAAACGTGTCTACGCAAGCCCGTTTTATTTACAACGGATTTTTAAAGAAGAAATGAAGATGCCACCTGCTCAATTTCTAACAACTAAACGGATGGAAGCAACAAAAGAGTTAATTATGCATACGAGCCTAAGCATTACGGCGATCGCCTACGAAGTCGGATTTAAAAGCTCTTCGCATTTCTCTACGCTTTTTCGTAAATCCGTCGGCCTCTCCCCGTCTGACTATCGACTCGAACAAAAACAACAAAGCAGTTCGGTTGTTCAGTATTAA
- a CDS encoding SRPBCC family protein yields MNGGNKDNGAYFAEGVIIVKDLKFVFYIGARPEELWNALISPEGTKKTFAGTVIRSTFKVGDSLEYVGPGNDGEETVHVYGKLLAFEPNKVFSFTEHPGPSYRSNHAELESRVTITLEQVGQCTKLTLVDDQWTEGHPSYESTEQHWPMILSNIKTYAETGKVLELGF; encoded by the coding sequence ATGAATGGTGGCAATAAGGATAATGGTGCCTATTTTGCTGAAGGAGTGATAATTGTGAAGGATCTTAAATTTGTGTTTTATATCGGGGCTCGTCCCGAAGAATTGTGGAATGCATTGATCTCGCCTGAGGGGACGAAAAAAACGTTTGCTGGTACAGTGATCCGATCCACCTTTAAAGTGGGAGACTCACTGGAATATGTTGGGCCGGGCAATGACGGAGAAGAAACGGTTCATGTATATGGCAAACTGTTGGCATTTGAACCGAATAAAGTGTTCAGCTTCACTGAGCATCCCGGACCAAGCTATCGTTCAAACCATGCTGAGCTTGAATCGAGAGTGACAATTACCCTTGAACAAGTGGGACAATGCACAAAATTAACCTTAGTTGATGACCAGTGGACAGAGGGCCATCCTTCTTATGAGAGCACAGAGCAGCATTGGCCGATGATTCTAAGCAATATCAAAACATACGCCGAGACCGGGAAGGTTTTGGAGTTAGGGTTTTAA